The following proteins are encoded in a genomic region of Nicotiana sylvestris chromosome 4, ASM39365v2, whole genome shotgun sequence:
- the LOC104236675 gene encoding protein NRT1/ PTR FAMILY 3.1-like has product MDYKSMEVEKNVVENYKEEEMEKEETIISKKKQLGGIKTMPFILANEVCDRFAGVGFHANMITYLTQVLNLPLVKASNTLTNFGGTSSFTPLIGALIADSYAGRFWTIIIGSIIYELGMISITISAIMPQLRPPPCPTQQNCVEASHLQLWVLYVCLLLTSIGAGGLRPCVVTFAADQFDLKKSKHDQSQSWNFYNWYYFCMGVATLAALTIVVYIQDNVSWGLGLGLPTIAMALSIVAFVLGSSLYRKVKPGGSPLIRLAQVIVASVKKRNVVVTDPALLYQNRELDAIISSDGRLLHTNQFRWLDRAAVVVDGDDINGSSNKPNLWRVATVHRVEELKCIFRMLPVWAAGILLITSHSHLGSFTILQARSMDRHISHNFQIPPASLSIFTVLTVLMGLPLYERIFLPFARRFTGNPAGITCLQRMGIGFAINIIATIVSALVEIKRKAVAAQHGLIDQPTTVIPISVFWLVPQYCLHGAAEVFMAVGHLEFLIDQSPESMRSTAAALNSLTTSFGNYLGTLMVSVVHNYTGNEHNWLPDRNLNKGKLDYYYWLVTGVQVLNLIYYMICVWFYKYKPLEELTESIKETDVELANNKNSSSTAN; this is encoded by the exons CAAATGAAGTATGTGACCGATTTGCCGGCGTTGGTTTTCATGCCAACATGATAACATACCTAACACAGGTGCTAAACTTGCCTTTGGTAAAGGCATCCAACACCCTCACCAACTTTGGTGGCACTTCCAGTTTCACTCCACTTATTGGTGCTCTTATTGCTGATTCTTATGCCGGCCGATTTTGGACAATTATCATTGGTTCCATTATTTATGAGCTG GGGATGATAAGTATTACCATATCAGCAATCATGCCGCAGCTCCGTCCTCCACCATGTCCAACACAGCAGAACTGCGTAGAAGCTTCCCATCTGCAGCTTTGGGTCCTTTATGTTTGTCTTCTCCTGACATCTATTGGTGCTGGGGGACTTAGGCCTTGCGTTGTCACCTTTGCTGCAGACCAATTTGACTTGAAAAAATCTAAACATGATCAGTCTCAAAGTTGGAATTTCTACAACTGGTATTATTTCTGCATGGGAGTGGCTACACTTGCTGCTCTAACCATAGTAGTCTATATCCAAGACAATGTGAGTTGGGGTTTGGGTTTAGGACTTCCTACCATTGCCATGGCATTATCAATTGTTGCTTTTGTCCTAGGGTCATCTCTTTACAGAAAAGTAAAACCAGGAGGAAGTCCTTTGATTAGATTGGCACAAGTTATTGTTGCCTCAGTGAAGAAAAGGAACGTCGTTGTTACTGATCCTGCTTTATTATATCAGAACAGAGAGTTGGATGCTATTATCTCATCCGATGGCAGGCTTCTGCACACTAACCAGTTCAG GTGGCTTGATCGAGCAGCAGTGGTCGTTGATGGTGATGACATAAATGGGTCGTCGAACAAGCCAAACCTGTGGAGGGTAGCTACTGTGCATAGGGTTGAAGAGCTCAAGTGCATCTTTAGAATGTTGCCAGTTTGGGCTGCGGGAATACTGCTAATCACTTCACATTCACATTTGGGAAGCTTTACAATCCTACAAGCTCGCAGCATGGATCGCCATATATCCCACAACTTTCAAATACCTCCTGCCAGCCTATCAATATTTACTGTCTTAACTGTACTCATGGGTCTTCCTCTATATGAGCGTATCTTTTTACCATTTGCTCGTCGCTTCACAGGAAATCCAGCAGGAATTACTTGCTTACAAAGAATGGGCATAGGCTTTGCAATTAACATCATTGCCACTATCGTTTCAGCATTGGTTGAGATCAAACGTAAAGCTGTGGCTGCACAACATGGCTTAATTGACCAACCTACTACTGTTATACCTATTAGTGTATTTTGGTTGGTTCCACAGTATTGCCTCCATGGAGCTGCAGAAGTATTCATGGCAGTTGGGCACCTTGAATTCCTCATTGATCAATCTCCAGAGAGCATGAGAAGTACTGCAGCTGCACTCAACTCGTTAACAACATCTTTTGGAAATTATTTAGGCACTCTCATGGTATCTGTAGTTCACAATTATACCGGTAACGAGCACAACTGGCTACCTGACCGGAATCTCAACAAGGGAAAATTGGATTATTATTACTGGCTTGTGACTGGAGTACAGGTTTTAAATCTCATATATTACATGATATGTGTCTGGTTTTATAAGTATAAACCTTTGGAGGAGCTGACTGAAAGTATCAAGGAAACTGACGTGGAGTTAGCTAACAACAAAAATTCTTCAAGCACAGCAAATTAA